A genomic window from Candidatus Kryptoniota bacterium includes:
- a CDS encoding zinc-binding dehydrogenase: protein MRKESYRITKAGSLNNLVLVDEELREPADNEVAVDVKAIGLNFADIFTIFGLYRAAPKSDFIPGIEFSGAVAARGKLVTSVDVGERVMGSIRFGAYTTRLNIDSRYVMRMPDDWTFEQGASFIVQALTAYYALFTLGNLQPRQTVLIHSAAGGVGIYANRIAKKFTAYTIGTVGNAAKINILKEEAYDDVIVRSRNFSRDLEQKLDGRELDLVLDSIGGRFQKESFKFLAASGRMVSYGLSDYASPASRPDYFRLLRRFMSRPRYDSMELIESNKSILGFNLIWLYNRVEQLKDMLCEIQALGLEKPFVGLVFPFDQLKAAISTFQSGKTVGKVVVKV, encoded by the coding sequence ATGAGAAAAGAGTCTTACAGGATAACGAAGGCCGGATCTCTGAATAATCTTGTTCTGGTCGATGAAGAACTCCGGGAACCGGCGGATAACGAGGTCGCGGTCGACGTCAAGGCGATCGGACTGAACTTCGCGGATATCTTTACGATCTTTGGTTTGTATCGTGCTGCGCCGAAATCCGATTTCATTCCCGGGATAGAATTCAGCGGAGCGGTCGCGGCCAGGGGAAAACTGGTCACAAGCGTCGACGTTGGCGAGAGAGTAATGGGTTCAATAAGGTTTGGAGCTTACACCACACGTCTCAACATCGACAGCAGGTACGTAATGAGAATGCCTGACGACTGGACCTTTGAGCAAGGAGCTTCATTTATAGTGCAGGCTCTTACCGCATATTACGCTCTTTTCACGCTCGGGAATCTGCAGCCGCGGCAGACAGTGCTGATTCACAGTGCAGCTGGCGGTGTAGGAATATATGCCAACCGGATCGCAAAGAAATTCACGGCGTACACCATCGGTACGGTCGGCAACGCGGCCAAGATCAACATCCTCAAGGAAGAGGCATATGATGATGTCATCGTAAGGAGCCGCAATTTCAGCCGCGACCTTGAACAGAAACTTGACGGAAGAGAACTCGATCTTGTGCTTGATTCGATTGGAGGAAGATTCCAGAAGGAGAGTTTCAAATTCCTCGCGGCTTCAGGAAGAATGGTGTCGTACGGGCTTTCAGACTACGCTTCTCCTGCAAGCAGACCGGATTACTTCAGACTGCTCAGACGGTTCATGTCGAGACCAAGGTACGACTCGATGGAACTGATCGAGTCCAACAAATCGATATTGGGATTCAATCTAATATGGCTCTACAACAGGGTTGAACAGCTCAAGGACATGCTGTGCGAAATCCAGGCACTTGGACTTGAAAAGCCTTTCGTCGGCCTGGTCTTTCCTTTCGATCAACTGAAGGCGGCGATCAGCACATTTCAATCAGGGAAGACGGTCGGCAAGGTAGTCGTGAAGGTTTGA